The Temnothorax longispinosus isolate EJ_2023e chromosome 4, Tlon_JGU_v1, whole genome shotgun sequence genome has a window encoding:
- the LOC139811631 gene encoding uncharacterized protein isoform X2 produces the protein MPNPYCLLCGNRDKSVSYYTFPKNEKSREKWLTFCGIDERVLNTATKLCSNHFQKDDIIHKANKGTFVKPNAVPSIIRKKNARQHLSLIVGEDCLKKLKSCHDETIDDISFDNVDVKNVNLDDGTVTDKIVYDKIVDDISFDKVDVDNATFDNITVDKGNFEFVSVDEDPTISLEDLDTPKKAERALELAKRIIAKQQRKIKTLQQARNRLTTRITLLKGLIKHLKQKAVVNDC, from the exons ATGCCAAATCCATATTGCCTGTTATGTGGGAACCGAGATAAATCGGTTTCTTATTATac ATTTCCGAAAAACGAGAAATCTCGTGAGAAGTGGCTAACTTTTTGTGGCATTGATGAGCGAGTTTTAAACACAGCTACTAAACTATGTTCGAATCATTTTCAAAAAGACGATATAATACACAAAGCTAATAAGGGTACGTTTGTTAAGCCCAATGCTGTGCCATCTATTATCAGAAAGAAGAACGCGCGTCAACATTTGAGTTTAATCGTGGGTGAAGATTGtctgaaaaaattgaaaagttgcCACGATGAAACTATTGACGACATAAGTTTTGACAATGTAGATGTCAAGAATGTTAACTTGGATGATGGAACTGTTActgataaaattgtttatgacAAAATCGTTGATGACATAAGTTTTGATAAGGTGGACGTTGACAATGCCACCTTTGATAATATAACTGTGGACAAGGGAAACTTCGAGTTTGTATCTGTCGACGAAGATCCCACTATATCATTAGAAG ATCTTGATACACCTAAGAAAGCTGAAAGAGCTTTAGAGTTAGCAAAACGAATCATAGCAAaacaacaaagaaaaattaaaactttacaGCAAGCTCGAAACAGATTGACTACGCGCATAACGTTGTTGAAAGGActtataaaacatttgaaGCAGAAAGCTGTCGTAAACGACTGCTGA
- the Sccro4 gene encoding DCN1-like protein 4 isoform X1: protein MPRSKRRGPSSTNHNHTPIDMSVSGAHEESLPRHPSKRLRHTSSARRYAKSDDISNASTFSQKRCITWFREYTSPDDADTLGPEGMEKFCEDIGVEPENVVMLVLAYRMNARQMGFFTLSEWLKGFSELQCDSISKIQQKLEYLRNQLNDAYTFKGIYRYAYDFARDKDQRSMDMETARVMLQLLLGKHWPLFTQFAQFLDQSKYKVINKDQWCNILEFSRTINHDLSNYDLDGAWPVMLDEFVEWLKIQRGEGSSSAEARGS from the exons ATGCCACGTAGCAAGCGAAGAGGACCTTCCAGCACAAACCACAATCATACTCCCATTGATATGTCAGTATCTGGTGCACATGAAGAAAGTTTACCTAGGCATCCTTCAAAACGGTTAAGACATACCTCTAG TGCCAGACGATATGCAAAATCTGACGATATATCCAATGCGTCAACATTTTCCCAAAAACGTTGCATCACCTGGTTCAGGGAATACACCTCGCCAGATGATGCGGACACTCTTGGACCCGAAGGAATGGAAAAGTTTTGTGAGGATATCGGTGTAGAACCTGAAAATGTAGTGATGCTCGTACTCGCATACAGGATGAACGCCCGTCAAATGGGCTTCTTCACACTGAGCGAATGGCTTAAAGGATTCTCGGAGCTGCAGTGCGACTCGATTAGTAAAATACAACAGAAGCTCGAGTACCTAAGGAATCAATTAAATGACGCATATACATTTAAGGGAATCTACAGATATGCTTACGATTTCGCTAGA GACAAAGATCAGCGTAGTATGGATATGGAAACGGCAAGAGTAATGTTACAACTGCTTTTGGGAAAACATTGGCCATTGTTTACGCAGTTTGCTCAGTTCCTAGATCAATCAAAGTACAAAGTGATCAATAAAGATCAATGGTGCAACATATTAGAATTTTCACGTACAATCAATCATGACTTATCTAATTATGATTTAGACGGAGCGT GGCCAGTAATGCTTGACGAATTTGTTGAGTGGTTAAAAATTCAACGAGGTGAGGGATCGTCCTCAGCAGAAGCTAGAGGCAGCTGA
- the LOC139811633 gene encoding profilin, with amino-acid sequence MSWQDYVDKQLLASRCVTKAAIAGHDGNVWAKSEGFEVSKEELAKLVQSFEEQDILTSSGVTLAGNRYIYLSGTDRVIRAKLGKVGVHCMKTTQAVVVSLYEDPIQPQQAASVVEKLGEYLVSCGY; translated from the exons ATGAGCTGGCAGGATTACGTTGATAAGCAGCTGCTCGCGTCTAGGTGTGTTACCAAAGCGGCGATCGCCGGACACGATGGCAATGTATGGGCGAAATCTGAGGGATTTGAA gTAAGTAAAGAGGAGCTCGCGAAATTAGTGCAGAGTTTCGAAGAGCAGGACATCCTGACGTCGTCGGGGGTTACCTTAGCCGGCAATAGGTACATCTACCTATCGGGCACGGATCGTGTGATAAGGGCGAAACTCGGCAAAGTCGGCGTCCATTGCATGAAGACGACGCAAGCCGTAGTTGTCTCCCTGTACGAGGACCCCATACAACCACAGCAAGCCGCATCTGTCGTTGAAAAATTGGGCGAATACCTCGTGTCCTGCGGCTATTAG
- the LOC139811631 gene encoding uncharacterized protein isoform X1 has translation MPNPYCLLCGNRDKSVSYYTFPKNEKSREKWLTFCGIDERVLNTATKLCSNHFQKDDIIHKANKGTFVKPNAVPSIIRKKNARQHLSLIVGEDCLKKLKSCHDETIDDISFDNVDVKNVNLDDGTVTDKIVYDKIVDDISFDKVDVDNATFDNITVDKGNFEFVSVDEDPTISLEETCAIVNRASTLPNCETIQCFQTPVKAARTLRYMGDITISDLDTPKKAERALELAKRIIAKQQRKIKTLQQARNRLTTRITLLKGLIKHLKQKAVVNDC, from the exons ATGCCAAATCCATATTGCCTGTTATGTGGGAACCGAGATAAATCGGTTTCTTATTATac ATTTCCGAAAAACGAGAAATCTCGTGAGAAGTGGCTAACTTTTTGTGGCATTGATGAGCGAGTTTTAAACACAGCTACTAAACTATGTTCGAATCATTTTCAAAAAGACGATATAATACACAAAGCTAATAAGGGTACGTTTGTTAAGCCCAATGCTGTGCCATCTATTATCAGAAAGAAGAACGCGCGTCAACATTTGAGTTTAATCGTGGGTGAAGATTGtctgaaaaaattgaaaagttgcCACGATGAAACTATTGACGACATAAGTTTTGACAATGTAGATGTCAAGAATGTTAACTTGGATGATGGAACTGTTActgataaaattgtttatgacAAAATCGTTGATGACATAAGTTTTGATAAGGTGGACGTTGACAATGCCACCTTTGATAATATAACTGTGGACAAGGGAAACTTCGAGTTTGTATCTGTCGACGAAGATCCCACTATATCATTAGAAG AAACTTGTGCAATAGTAAATCGTGCATCTACACTGCCGAATTGTGAAACTATTCAATGCTTCCAAACACCTGTCAAAGCTGCACGTACTCTTCGGTACATGGGTGACATTACAATTTCAGATCTTGATACACCTAAGAAAGCTGAAAGAGCTTTAGAGTTAGCAAAACGAATCATAGCAAaacaacaaagaaaaattaaaactttacaGCAAGCTCGAAACAGATTGACTACGCGCATAACGTTGTTGAAAGGActtataaaacatttgaaGCAGAAAGCTGTCGTAAACGACTGCTGA
- the Sccro4 gene encoding DCN1-like protein 4 isoform X2, producing the protein MPRSKRRGPSSTNHNHTPIDMSVSGAHEESLPRHPSKRARRYAKSDDISNASTFSQKRCITWFREYTSPDDADTLGPEGMEKFCEDIGVEPENVVMLVLAYRMNARQMGFFTLSEWLKGFSELQCDSISKIQQKLEYLRNQLNDAYTFKGIYRYAYDFARDKDQRSMDMETARVMLQLLLGKHWPLFTQFAQFLDQSKYKVINKDQWCNILEFSRTINHDLSNYDLDGAWPVMLDEFVEWLKIQRGEGSSSAEARGS; encoded by the exons ATGCCACGTAGCAAGCGAAGAGGACCTTCCAGCACAAACCACAATCATACTCCCATTGATATGTCAGTATCTGGTGCACATGAAGAAAGTTTACCTAGGCATCCTTCAAAACG TGCCAGACGATATGCAAAATCTGACGATATATCCAATGCGTCAACATTTTCCCAAAAACGTTGCATCACCTGGTTCAGGGAATACACCTCGCCAGATGATGCGGACACTCTTGGACCCGAAGGAATGGAAAAGTTTTGTGAGGATATCGGTGTAGAACCTGAAAATGTAGTGATGCTCGTACTCGCATACAGGATGAACGCCCGTCAAATGGGCTTCTTCACACTGAGCGAATGGCTTAAAGGATTCTCGGAGCTGCAGTGCGACTCGATTAGTAAAATACAACAGAAGCTCGAGTACCTAAGGAATCAATTAAATGACGCATATACATTTAAGGGAATCTACAGATATGCTTACGATTTCGCTAGA GACAAAGATCAGCGTAGTATGGATATGGAAACGGCAAGAGTAATGTTACAACTGCTTTTGGGAAAACATTGGCCATTGTTTACGCAGTTTGCTCAGTTCCTAGATCAATCAAAGTACAAAGTGATCAATAAAGATCAATGGTGCAACATATTAGAATTTTCACGTACAATCAATCATGACTTATCTAATTATGATTTAGACGGAGCGT GGCCAGTAATGCTTGACGAATTTGTTGAGTGGTTAAAAATTCAACGAGGTGAGGGATCGTCCTCAGCAGAAGCTAGAGGCAGCTGA